One genomic segment of Drosophila melanogaster chromosome 3L includes these proteins:
- the Usp32 gene encoding ubiquitin specific protease 32, isoform H, whose protein sequence is MGTKESKHSNSVSYEDSVKRVSDVELRRLRDAFKKSAGVGRNFLSRNAFQQDVLCEGVPPKIVDMLYAACGGTQRGISFNDLLCGLVLITRGTQAEKTKFLWNLYCNDAGTFIIKSDYVRNVNLAPFESVSLFAQSERVNFEQFQDWIIKHRNATVLSKWLLSDNCVSLTSELETPTFYQSLAGVTHLEEKDIGDLEKEFWRLKNTSQNGQIDLQFLGPLISPPIPKNALAGLFNAFDENRDGHIDFKELCCGVSAACRGPGVERTRFCFKIFDVDRDGVLSHDETLQMINVLLLVAKENQESQQYKDLTKQLVISDLLEFGQRRSPDGTPSKLTRDNVSLTAEDFMLWTVQCDLRLMQPLLDLIFELCHIVFGLWPQCKHMENDIVRGWLRREERRPYRVGQFWYLITHDWWLSWMQYTQHTTHTCDYCKRTASQRTAVDEALVCDESFNTHSLEQHDSYSLGSGTGSASGSGSASSGISAGRHCGPVRPGPIDNSNLITANPFRNVRTLTGEGGHLKRDTPLVQNHDFELVPKSLWKALNRWYGDNLPLPRQVIQPPNSDVELELYPLNLRILLHQAQPSQTGVGGGTQLGSWGSTVSGGYGVLASGGGYAAIAVSSVLQPPKRYLAYTAAFSRLATVRQVGEFLCEQLRLKSEDIRLWHVPQLDNGAILLEEDAMCLKELLIRDNDQLLLEIRNKDLTWPEELGSLATAQCGQGAGTPGDRRRLTRSSIMSVHAPGATGLHNLGNTCFMNAALQVLFNTQPLAQYFQREMHRFEVNAANKLGTKGQLAMRYAELLKEVWTATTRSVAPLKLRFCVNKYAPQFAGGGQHDSQELLEWLLDALHEDLNRVMEKPYSELKDSNGRPDKIVAAEAWSQHHARNQSIIIDLFYGQLKSKVSCLGCGHESVRFDPFSLLSLPLPVENYIYFEVLVILLDGSVPIKYGFRLNSDCKYSHLKHKLSTMCSLPPNLMLVCELWNSQIRQVLNDDEKLRTQSAKELYVYQLPEQSMRTRSNSGLSMHIEQGLKDIQRSSALITSAQDSLSSLSTLQTSSHRASSRVLCNGHVSGLDVEGEAEVGTDVSQCNSNSNYNPIVSTYSGNGSGDNQVHELLPDEAGKESLILSSSPENTFMHGAAAQQKRVSSAKLLHTESNTSSMSYTNHSGENSMESSLTEPIPLADLEPVSSRNGSGGEDCSYRTSPNDSSGLSTGHTLGASLDVDEQAEEGNAEDHDQPDQITTSQPETSSGVYSRRSSQPPHKAGKYLVAVHRKITRHDSYFLSYHKTRPSLFGVPLLIPNSEGGTHKDLYCAVWLQVSRLLSPLPATTEQANHAADCLGYDFPFTLRAVKADGLTCAICPWSSFCRGCEIRCNNDYVLQGALPPINAAASNTSTPKMNAKFPSLPNLEAKRTPEYTASLSYTPTTKYFEDFTIAIDWDPTALHLRYQSTLERLWVDHETIAISRREQVEPVDLNHCLRAFTSEEKLEQWYHCSHCKGKKPATKKLQIWKLPPILIVHLKRFNCVNGKWVKSQKVVHFPFDDFDPTPYLASVPQETILRHKELLELKNDAEMTMATNEVVSELDEIDAPSKEVKEELPNQTGSTKATASPPPTGNILRQSKTKNAVRRQRLISTSLTKTPIVDGEFEDYHQHRLKPDVDQFDPRYRLYAVVSHSGMLNGGHYISYASNATGSWYCYNDSSCREISQKPVIDPSAAYLLFYERKGLDYEPYLPNIEGRTLPNTASVPLEVDETEGELKKLCSIS, encoded by the exons ATGGGCACCAAGGAGTCCAAGCACTCCAATAGCGTCAGCTACGAGGATTCGGTGAAACGCG TAAGCGACGTAGAGCTTCGCCGCCTGAGAGATGCCTTCAAAAAGTCAGCGGGCGTGGGCAGGAACTTCCTCAGTCGGAATGCCTTTCAGCAGGATGTGCTGTGCGAGGGAGTGCCGCCAAAGATCGTGGACATGTTATATGCCGCCTGTGGTGGCACCCAGCGTGGCATCTCCTTTAACGACCTGCTCTGCGGTCTGGTCTTGATAACTCGTGGTACCCAAGCGGAGAAAACCAA ATTCCTGTGGAACCTGTACTGCAACGATGCCGGCACCTTCATCATCAAGTCGGACTATGTGCGCAACGTCAATCTGGCTCCCTTCGAGAGCGTCTCCCTATTCGCTCAAAGCGAACGCGTCAATTTCGAGCAGTTCCAGGACTGGATCATAAAGCATCGCAATGCCACTGTCCTCTCCAAATGGCTTCTGTCCGACAACTGTGTTAGCCTCACATCGGAGCTGGAGACGCCAACGTTTTACCAGAGCCTCGCTGGAGTGACGCATCTTGAGGAGAAG GACATTGGCGATTTGGAAAAGGAGTTTTGGCGTTTGAAAAACACTTCCCAAAATGGCCAAATCGACTTGCAGTTCCTGGGACCCCTGATCAGTCCACCCATACCAAAGAATGCTCTAGCAGGTCTATTCAACGCCTTTGATGAGAACCGCGACGGACACATCGACTTTAAGGAGCTGTGTTGCGGAGTAAGTGCCGCCTGCCGAGGACCGGGTGTGGAAAGGACACGAT TTTGCTTCAAAATCTTCGATGTGGATCGAGATGGCGTTCTTAGCCACGATGAAACACTGCAGATGATCAATGTTCTGCTATTAGTAGCCAAGGAAAATCAGGAGTCCCAGCAATACAAGGATCTGACCAAACAGCTGGTGATAAGTGATCTTCTGGAGTTTGGACAGAGAAGAAGTCCGGATGGAACGCCTAGTAAGCTAACCCGAGACAATGTCTCGCTGACCGCTGAGGATTTTATGCTGTGGACCGTACAGTGTGATCTAAGACTCATGCAGCCCTTGCTGGACCTCATCTTCGAGCTGTGCCACATCGTCTTTGGCCTGTGGCCCCAGTGCAAGCACATGGAGAACGATATCGTCCGGGGATGGTTGCGACGGGAGGAGCGCAGGCCGTACCGCGTTGGACAGTTTTGGTACTTGATCACGCATGACTGGTGGCTCAGTTGGATGCAATACACTCAGCACACGACGCACACCTGCGACTATTGCAAGCGAACCGCCAGCCAGCGGACCGCTGTTGATGAGGCGCTCGTCTGCGATGAGAGCTTTAACACCCACAGCTTGGAACAGCACGATAGCTACTCCCTGGGTTCTGGCACGGGATCGGCTTCCGGTTCCGGGTCGGCGAGTAGTGGCATCTCAGCTGGACGACATTGCGGACCCGTGCGACCAGGGCCTATTGACAACAGCAATCTGATCACCGCCAATCCGTTCCGGAATGTTCGAACTCTCACCGGCGAGGGTGGTCACCTCAAGCGGGACACACCCCTGGTGCAGAACCACGACTTTGAACTGGTGCCCAAGTCACTGTGGAAGGCATTGAATCGATGGTATGGCGATAATCTTCCACTGCCACGACAG GTCATCCAACCGCCCAACTCCGATGTGGAACTGGAGCTATACCCGCTGAACCTGCGAATCCTGCTCCACCAGGCGCAGCCATCCCAGACAGGCGTAGGCGGAGGCACTCAACTTGGTAGTTGGGGCTCCACGGTGAGCGGTGGCTACGGAGTGCTTGCCTCCGGTGGCGGATATGCCGCCATCGCTGTAAGCAGTGTACTCCAACCGCCGAAGCGATACTTGGCCTACACGGCTGCCTTCAGCCGACTGGCCACGGTGCGTCAGGTGGGCGAGTTTTTGTGCGAGCAACTGCGTCTTAAGTCAGAAGATATCCGGCTATGGCACGTTCCACAGCTGGACAACGGTGCCATATTGCTAGAAGAGGATGCCATGTGCCTGAAAGAGTTGCTCATTCGGGACAACGACCAGCTGTTGCTGGAAATCCGCAACAAAGATTTGACCTGGCCGGAGGAACTTGGCTCCTTGGCCACCGCTCAATGTGGCCAGGGTGCGGGAACACCGGGGGACCGGCGTCGCTTAACACGCAGTTCAATTATGTCGGTACATGCGCCCGGAGCTACAGGCCTGCACAACCTGGGCAACACCTGCTTCATGAACGCCGCTCTCCAGGTGCTGTTTAATACCCAACCACTGGCACAATACTTTCAGCGTGAGATGCATCGCTTCGAGGTGAACGCGGCCAACAAACTGGGCACAAAGGGTCAGCTAGCCATGCGCTATGCGGAGCTGCTCAAGGAGGTTTGGACGGCCACGACTAGATCTGTGGCCCCGCTGAAGCTACGCTTTTGTGTCAACAAGTATGCGCCGCAGTTCGCCGGTGGAGGTCAGCACGATTCCCAGGAGCTGCTCGAGTGGCTGTTGGACGCTCTGCATGAGGACCTTAACCGTGTGATGGAGAAACCGTACAGCGAGCTGAAGGACTCGAATGGGCGCCCAGACAAAATAGTGGCCGCCGAGGCCTGGTCCCAGCACCACGCCCGAAACCAGTCAATTATCATTGATCTGTTCTACGGCCAGTTGAAATCCAAGGTCAGCTGTCTGGGTTGTGGACACGAATCGGTGCGATTCGATCCGTTTAGTCTGCTCAGTTTGCCGCTTCCGGTAGAGAATTATATCTACTTTGAGGTCTTGG TTATTCTGTTGGATGGAAGCGTTCCAATCAAATATGGTTTTCGTCTGAACTCCGATTGCAAGTACTCGCACCTGAAACACAAGTTGTCCACCATGTGCTCCCTGCCTCCAAATCTAATGCTCGTCTGCGAGCTATGGAACTCACAAATACGCCAGGTGCTAAACGACGACGAGAAACTGCGGACGCAGAGTGCCAAGGAGCTGTACGTCTATCAGCTGCCGGAACAAAGTATGCGAACACGATCCAACTCAGGGCTTAGCATGCACATCGAGCAGGGTCTTAAGGACATACAGCGCAGTTCCG CTCTCATCACGAGCGCCCAGGACTCGCTGTCCTCGCTGAGCACTTTGCAGACGTCCAGCCACCGCGCCTCGTCACGAGTCCTGTGCAACGGACACGTTTCGGGCCTGGATGTCGAAGGCGAGGCGGAGGTGGGCACGGATGTGTCGCAATgtaacagcaacagcaattacAATCCTATTGTAAGCACTTacagcggaaacggaagcgggGACAACCAGGTGCACGAACTGCTGCCAGATGAGGCCGGAAAG GAGTCGCTAATTCTGAGCTCCAGCCCGGAGAACACATTTATGCACGGCGCTGCCGCCCAACAGAAGCGCGTATCGTCCGCCAAGCTGCTGCACACGGAGAGTAATACCAGCTCCATGTCCTACACGAATCATTCCGGCGAAAATTCCATGGAGAGCTCGCTGACCGAACCCATTCCATTGGCGGACCTGGAGCCGGTTAGCAGCCGTAATGGCAGTGGCGGCGAGGACTGCTCCTACCGGACGTCGCCAAACGATTCCAGTGGCCTCAGCACGGGCCACACCCTGGGCGCCAGTTTGGACGTGGACGAGCAGGCGGAAGAGGGCAACGCGGAGGATCACGATCAGCCGGATCAGATCACAACCTCGCAGCCGGAGACCAGTAGCGGGGTCTACTCTCGTCGCTCCTCCCAGCCGCCGCACAAGGCGGGCAAGTATTTGGTAGCCGTACATCGAAAGATAACGCGGCATGACAGCTACTTCCTGTCCTACCACAAGACGAGACCAAGTCTCTTTGGCGTTCCGCTGCTCATTCCAAACAGCGAGGGTGGCACCCACAAGGATCTTTACTGCGCCGTGTGGCTGCAGGTGAGCAGGCTACTCAGCCCATTGCCTGCCACCACGGAACAGGCGAATCATGCCGCCGATTG CCTGGGCTACGATTTCCCCTTCACGTTGCGTGCCGTCAAGGCAGATGGTCTAACCTGCGCTATTTGCCCTTGGTCAAGCTTCTGTCGCGGATGCGAGATTCGATGCAACAATGATTATGTACTCCAGGGAGCCCTGCCGCCCATCAATGCCGCCGCCA GTAATACATCAACGCCAAAAATGAATGCTAAATTCCCATCGCTACCAAATCTGGAGGCTAAACGGACGCCGGAATATACCGCCTCCTTGTCGTACACACCGACAACCAAATACTTTGAAGACTTCACCATTGCCATCGACTGGGATCCGACCGCCCTGCACTTGCGCTACCAAAGCACCTTGGAGCGT CTGTGGGTGGATCACGAGACCATTGCCATAAGTCGGCGGGAGCAAGTGGAGCCCGTAGACCTGAATCATTGCCTGCGCGCCTTCACCTCGGAGGAGAAACTGGAGCAGTGGTATCACTGCAGTCATTGCAAGGGCAAAAAACCCGCCACCAAGAAGCTCCAGATCTGGAAGCTACCTCCGATATTG ATTGTTCACTTGAAGCGGTTTAACTGCGTCAACGGCAAATGGGTGAAGTCACAGAAAGTGGTCCACTTTCCTTTCGATGACTTCGATCCTACTCCGTATCTGGCCTCAGTCCCTCAGGAGACGATACTGCGGCACAAGGAGCTGCTGGAGCTAAAGAATGATGCAGAAATGACGATGGCAACTAACGAAGTTGTTAGCGAATTGGACGAGATTGATGCACCCAGTAAGGAGGTTAAGGAAGAACTACCCAATCAAACGGGGTCCACAAAGGCTACGGCGTCGCCACCGCCCACAGGGAATATTCTGCGCCAGAGCAAGACCAAAAATGCTGTCCGGCGACAACGCCTCATCTCTACGAGTCTCACAAAAACGCCTATCGTTGATGGCGAGTTCGAAGACTATCACCAACACCGACTTAAACCAGATGTGGATCAGTTCGATCCCAGATACCGACTCTATGCTGTTGTG TCTCACTCGGGCATGCTGAACGGAGGTCACTACATTTCCTATGCTTCGAATGCAACTGGTTCCTGGTACTGCTATAACGACAGCTCCTGCCGCGAAATATCCCAGAAGCCGGTCATCGATCCAAGTGCTGCATATCTGCTGTTCTACGAACGCAAGGGCCTGGACTACGAGCCTTACCTACCGAACATCGAGGGACGGACGCTGCCCAATACCGCCAGTGTGCCACTCGAGGTGGACGAGACCGAGGGAGAGCTGAAGAAGCTGTGCTCAATTTCCTAA
- the Usp32 gene encoding ubiquitin specific protease 32, isoform G, with protein MGTKESKHSNSVSYEDSVKRVSDVELRRLRDAFKKSAGVGRNFLSRNAFQQDVLCEGVPPKIVDMLYAACGGTQRGISFNDLLCGLVLITRGTQAEKTKFLWNLYCNDAGTFIIKSDYVRNVNLAPFESVSLFAQSERVNFEQFQDWIIKHRNATVLSKWLLSDNCVSLTSELETPTFYQSLAGVTHLEEKDIGDLEKEFWRLKNTSQNGQIDLQFLGPLISPPIPKNALAGLFNAFDENRDGHIDFKELCCGVSAACRGPGVERTRFCFKIFDVDRDGVLSHDETLQMINVLLLVAKENQESQQYKDLTKQLVISDLLEFGQRRSPDGTPSKLTRDNVSLTAEDFMLWTVQCDLRLMQPLLDLIFELCHIVFGLWPQCKHMENDIVRGWLRREERRPYRVGQFWYLITHDWWLSWMQYTQHTTHTCDYCKRTASQRTAVDEALVCDESFNTHSLEQHDSYSLGSGTGSASGSGSASSGISAGRHCGPVRPGPIDNSNLITANPFRNVRTLTGEGGHLKRDTPLVQNHDFELVPKSLWKALNRWYGDNLPLPRQVIQPPNSDVELELYPLNLRILLHQAQPSQTGVGGGTQLGSWGSTVSGGYGVLASGGGYAAIAVSSVLQPPKRYLAYTAAFSRLATVRQVGEFLCEQLRLKSEDIRLWHVPQLDNGAILLEEDAMCLKELLIRDNDQLLLEIRNKDLTWPEELGSLATAQCGQGAGTPGDRRRLTRSSIMSVHAPGATGLHNLGNTCFMNAALQVLFNTQPLAQYFQREMHRFEVNAANKLGTKGQLAMRYAELLKEVWTATTRSVAPLKLRFCVNKYAPQFAGGGQHDSQELLEWLLDALHEDLNRVMEKPYSELKDSNGRPDKIVAAEAWSQHHARNQSIIIDLFYGQLKSKVSCLGCGHESVRFDPFSLLSLPLPVENYIYFEVLVILLDGSVPIKYGFRLNSDCKYSHLKHKLSTMCSLPPNLMLVCELWNSQIRQVLNDDEKLRTQSAKELYVYQLPEQSMRTRSNSGLSMHIEQGLKDIQRSSALITSAQDSLSSLSTLQTSSHRASSRVLCNGHVSGLDVEGEAEVGTDVSQCNSNSNYNPIVSTYSGNGSGDNQVHELLPDEAGKESLILSSSPENTFMHGAAAQQKRVSSAKLLHTESNTSSMSYTNHSGENSMESSLTEPIPLADLEPVSSRNGSGGEDCSYRTSPNDSSGLSTGHTLGASLDVDEQAEEGNAEDHDQPDQITTSQPETSSGVYSRRSSQPPHKAGKYLVAVHRKITRHDSYFLSYHKTRPSLFGVPLLIPNSEGGTHKDLYCAVWLQVSRLLSPLPATTEQANHAADCDDSLGYDFPFTLRAVKADGLTCAICPWSSFCRGCEIRCNNDYVLQGALPPINAAASNTSTPKMNAKFPSLPNLEAKRTPEYTASLSYTPTTKYFEDFTIAIDWDPTALHLRYQSTLERLWVDHETIAISRREQVEPVDLNHCLRAFTSEEKLEQWYHCSHCKGKKPATKKLQIWKLPPILIVHLKRFNCVNGKWVKSQKVVHFPFDDFDPTPYLASVPQETILRHKELLELKNDAEMTMATNEVVSELDEIDAPSKEVKEELPNQTGSTKATASPPPTGNILRQSKTKNAVRRQRLISTSLTKTPIVDGEFEDYHQHRLKPDVDQFDPRYRLYAVVSHSGMLNGGHYISYASNATGSWYCYNDSSCREISQKPVIDPSAAYLLFYERKGLDYEPYLPNIEGRTLPNTASVPLEVDETEGELKKLCSIS; from the exons ATGGGCACCAAGGAGTCCAAGCACTCCAATAGCGTCAGCTACGAGGATTCGGTGAAACGCG TAAGCGACGTAGAGCTTCGCCGCCTGAGAGATGCCTTCAAAAAGTCAGCGGGCGTGGGCAGGAACTTCCTCAGTCGGAATGCCTTTCAGCAGGATGTGCTGTGCGAGGGAGTGCCGCCAAAGATCGTGGACATGTTATATGCCGCCTGTGGTGGCACCCAGCGTGGCATCTCCTTTAACGACCTGCTCTGCGGTCTGGTCTTGATAACTCGTGGTACCCAAGCGGAGAAAACCAA ATTCCTGTGGAACCTGTACTGCAACGATGCCGGCACCTTCATCATCAAGTCGGACTATGTGCGCAACGTCAATCTGGCTCCCTTCGAGAGCGTCTCCCTATTCGCTCAAAGCGAACGCGTCAATTTCGAGCAGTTCCAGGACTGGATCATAAAGCATCGCAATGCCACTGTCCTCTCCAAATGGCTTCTGTCCGACAACTGTGTTAGCCTCACATCGGAGCTGGAGACGCCAACGTTTTACCAGAGCCTCGCTGGAGTGACGCATCTTGAGGAGAAG GACATTGGCGATTTGGAAAAGGAGTTTTGGCGTTTGAAAAACACTTCCCAAAATGGCCAAATCGACTTGCAGTTCCTGGGACCCCTGATCAGTCCACCCATACCAAAGAATGCTCTAGCAGGTCTATTCAACGCCTTTGATGAGAACCGCGACGGACACATCGACTTTAAGGAGCTGTGTTGCGGAGTAAGTGCCGCCTGCCGAGGACCGGGTGTGGAAAGGACACGAT TTTGCTTCAAAATCTTCGATGTGGATCGAGATGGCGTTCTTAGCCACGATGAAACACTGCAGATGATCAATGTTCTGCTATTAGTAGCCAAGGAAAATCAGGAGTCCCAGCAATACAAGGATCTGACCAAACAGCTGGTGATAAGTGATCTTCTGGAGTTTGGACAGAGAAGAAGTCCGGATGGAACGCCTAGTAAGCTAACCCGAGACAATGTCTCGCTGACCGCTGAGGATTTTATGCTGTGGACCGTACAGTGTGATCTAAGACTCATGCAGCCCTTGCTGGACCTCATCTTCGAGCTGTGCCACATCGTCTTTGGCCTGTGGCCCCAGTGCAAGCACATGGAGAACGATATCGTCCGGGGATGGTTGCGACGGGAGGAGCGCAGGCCGTACCGCGTTGGACAGTTTTGGTACTTGATCACGCATGACTGGTGGCTCAGTTGGATGCAATACACTCAGCACACGACGCACACCTGCGACTATTGCAAGCGAACCGCCAGCCAGCGGACCGCTGTTGATGAGGCGCTCGTCTGCGATGAGAGCTTTAACACCCACAGCTTGGAACAGCACGATAGCTACTCCCTGGGTTCTGGCACGGGATCGGCTTCCGGTTCCGGGTCGGCGAGTAGTGGCATCTCAGCTGGACGACATTGCGGACCCGTGCGACCAGGGCCTATTGACAACAGCAATCTGATCACCGCCAATCCGTTCCGGAATGTTCGAACTCTCACCGGCGAGGGTGGTCACCTCAAGCGGGACACACCCCTGGTGCAGAACCACGACTTTGAACTGGTGCCCAAGTCACTGTGGAAGGCATTGAATCGATGGTATGGCGATAATCTTCCACTGCCACGACAG GTCATCCAACCGCCCAACTCCGATGTGGAACTGGAGCTATACCCGCTGAACCTGCGAATCCTGCTCCACCAGGCGCAGCCATCCCAGACAGGCGTAGGCGGAGGCACTCAACTTGGTAGTTGGGGCTCCACGGTGAGCGGTGGCTACGGAGTGCTTGCCTCCGGTGGCGGATATGCCGCCATCGCTGTAAGCAGTGTACTCCAACCGCCGAAGCGATACTTGGCCTACACGGCTGCCTTCAGCCGACTGGCCACGGTGCGTCAGGTGGGCGAGTTTTTGTGCGAGCAACTGCGTCTTAAGTCAGAAGATATCCGGCTATGGCACGTTCCACAGCTGGACAACGGTGCCATATTGCTAGAAGAGGATGCCATGTGCCTGAAAGAGTTGCTCATTCGGGACAACGACCAGCTGTTGCTGGAAATCCGCAACAAAGATTTGACCTGGCCGGAGGAACTTGGCTCCTTGGCCACCGCTCAATGTGGCCAGGGTGCGGGAACACCGGGGGACCGGCGTCGCTTAACACGCAGTTCAATTATGTCGGTACATGCGCCCGGAGCTACAGGCCTGCACAACCTGGGCAACACCTGCTTCATGAACGCCGCTCTCCAGGTGCTGTTTAATACCCAACCACTGGCACAATACTTTCAGCGTGAGATGCATCGCTTCGAGGTGAACGCGGCCAACAAACTGGGCACAAAGGGTCAGCTAGCCATGCGCTATGCGGAGCTGCTCAAGGAGGTTTGGACGGCCACGACTAGATCTGTGGCCCCGCTGAAGCTACGCTTTTGTGTCAACAAGTATGCGCCGCAGTTCGCCGGTGGAGGTCAGCACGATTCCCAGGAGCTGCTCGAGTGGCTGTTGGACGCTCTGCATGAGGACCTTAACCGTGTGATGGAGAAACCGTACAGCGAGCTGAAGGACTCGAATGGGCGCCCAGACAAAATAGTGGCCGCCGAGGCCTGGTCCCAGCACCACGCCCGAAACCAGTCAATTATCATTGATCTGTTCTACGGCCAGTTGAAATCCAAGGTCAGCTGTCTGGGTTGTGGACACGAATCGGTGCGATTCGATCCGTTTAGTCTGCTCAGTTTGCCGCTTCCGGTAGAGAATTATATCTACTTTGAGGTCTTGG TTATTCTGTTGGATGGAAGCGTTCCAATCAAATATGGTTTTCGTCTGAACTCCGATTGCAAGTACTCGCACCTGAAACACAAGTTGTCCACCATGTGCTCCCTGCCTCCAAATCTAATGCTCGTCTGCGAGCTATGGAACTCACAAATACGCCAGGTGCTAAACGACGACGAGAAACTGCGGACGCAGAGTGCCAAGGAGCTGTACGTCTATCAGCTGCCGGAACAAAGTATGCGAACACGATCCAACTCAGGGCTTAGCATGCACATCGAGCAGGGTCTTAAGGACATACAGCGCAGTTCCG CTCTCATCACGAGCGCCCAGGACTCGCTGTCCTCGCTGAGCACTTTGCAGACGTCCAGCCACCGCGCCTCGTCACGAGTCCTGTGCAACGGACACGTTTCGGGCCTGGATGTCGAAGGCGAGGCGGAGGTGGGCACGGATGTGTCGCAATgtaacagcaacagcaattacAATCCTATTGTAAGCACTTacagcggaaacggaagcgggGACAACCAGGTGCACGAACTGCTGCCAGATGAGGCCGGAAAG GAGTCGCTAATTCTGAGCTCCAGCCCGGAGAACACATTTATGCACGGCGCTGCCGCCCAACAGAAGCGCGTATCGTCCGCCAAGCTGCTGCACACGGAGAGTAATACCAGCTCCATGTCCTACACGAATCATTCCGGCGAAAATTCCATGGAGAGCTCGCTGACCGAACCCATTCCATTGGCGGACCTGGAGCCGGTTAGCAGCCGTAATGGCAGTGGCGGCGAGGACTGCTCCTACCGGACGTCGCCAAACGATTCCAGTGGCCTCAGCACGGGCCACACCCTGGGCGCCAGTTTGGACGTGGACGAGCAGGCGGAAGAGGGCAACGCGGAGGATCACGATCAGCCGGATCAGATCACAACCTCGCAGCCGGAGACCAGTAGCGGGGTCTACTCTCGTCGCTCCTCCCAGCCGCCGCACAAGGCGGGCAAGTATTTGGTAGCCGTACATCGAAAGATAACGCGGCATGACAGCTACTTCCTGTCCTACCACAAGACGAGACCAAGTCTCTTTGGCGTTCCGCTGCTCATTCCAAACAGCGAGGGTGGCACCCACAAGGATCTTTACTGCGCCGTGTGGCTGCAGGTGAGCAGGCTACTCAGCCCATTGCCTGCCACCACGGAACAGGCGAATCATGCCGCCGATTG TGATGACAGCCTGGGCTACGATTTCCCCTTCACGTTGCGTGCCGTCAAGGCAGATGGTCTAACCTGCGCTATTTGCCCTTGGTCAAGCTTCTGTCGCGGATGCGAGATTCGATGCAACAATGATTATGTACTCCAGGGAGCCCTGCCGCCCATCAATGCCGCCGCCA GTAATACATCAACGCCAAAAATGAATGCTAAATTCCCATCGCTACCAAATCTGGAGGCTAAACGGACGCCGGAATATACCGCCTCCTTGTCGTACACACCGACAACCAAATACTTTGAAGACTTCACCATTGCCATCGACTGGGATCCGACCGCCCTGCACTTGCGCTACCAAAGCACCTTGGAGCGT CTGTGGGTGGATCACGAGACCATTGCCATAAGTCGGCGGGAGCAAGTGGAGCCCGTAGACCTGAATCATTGCCTGCGCGCCTTCACCTCGGAGGAGAAACTGGAGCAGTGGTATCACTGCAGTCATTGCAAGGGCAAAAAACCCGCCACCAAGAAGCTCCAGATCTGGAAGCTACCTCCGATATTG ATTGTTCACTTGAAGCGGTTTAACTGCGTCAACGGCAAATGGGTGAAGTCACAGAAAGTGGTCCACTTTCCTTTCGATGACTTCGATCCTACTCCGTATCTGGCCTCAGTCCCTCAGGAGACGATACTGCGGCACAAGGAGCTGCTGGAGCTAAAGAATGATGCAGAAATGACGATGGCAACTAACGAAGTTGTTAGCGAATTGGACGAGATTGATGCACCCAGTAAGGAGGTTAAGGAAGAACTACCCAATCAAACGGGGTCCACAAAGGCTACGGCGTCGCCACCGCCCACAGGGAATATTCTGCGCCAGAGCAAGACCAAAAATGCTGTCCGGCGACAACGCCTCATCTCTACGAGTCTCACAAAAACGCCTATCGTTGATGGCGAGTTCGAAGACTATCACCAACACCGACTTAAACCAGATGTGGATCAGTTCGATCCCAGATACCGACTCTATGCTGTTGTG TCTCACTCGGGCATGCTGAACGGAGGTCACTACATTTCCTATGCTTCGAATGCAACTGGTTCCTGGTACTGCTATAACGACAGCTCCTGCCGCGAAATATCCCAGAAGCCGGTCATCGATCCAAGTGCTGCATATCTGCTGTTCTACGAACGCAAGGGCCTGGACTACGAGCCTTACCTACCGAACATCGAGGGACGGACGCTGCCCAATACCGCCAGTGTGCCACTCGAGGTGGACGAGACCGAGGGAGAGCTGAAGAAGCTGTGCTCAATTTCCTAA